A single genomic interval of Lathyrus oleraceus cultivar Zhongwan6 chromosome 7, CAAS_Psat_ZW6_1.0, whole genome shotgun sequence harbors:
- the LOC127105500 gene encoding cytokinin dehydrogenase 6 isoform X3 — MSFFVQQHSIVFLKGFITLFLSCIIATRFNFCLSNSNIPFSFKTLPLEGHLSFDETTLNKASTDFGNRYQYHPVAVLHPNSVSDIATTIKHIWNMGPSSHLTVAARGHGHSLQGQSQTHGGVVIKMESLKQHEMQVHVGNFPPYVDVSGGELWINILHETLRYGLAPRSWTDYLHLTVGGTLSNAGVSGQAFKHGPQISNVQQLQIVIGTGEVVDCSEVKNEELFHSVLGGLGQFGIITQARILLEEAPSMVKWIRVLYSDFEAFTRDQERLISQDNAFDYIEGFVIINRTGLLNNWRSSFNPQDPVQASHFNSDGKTLFCLELAKYINFQHIDIVNQEVERHLSDLNYIQSTLFVTEVTYVEFLDRVHVSEMKLRSKGLWDVPHPWLNLFIPKSKIHSFAQVVFGNILTQTSNGPVLIYPVGQ; from the exons atgAGTTTCTTTGTACAACAACATAGCATTGTATTCCTTAAAGGCTTCATCACCTTGTTCCTTAGTTGTATTATTGCCACAAGGTTTAACTTTTGCCTTTCCAATTCCAACATCCCTTTTTCATTTAAAACACTTCCACTTGAAGGACATTTGAGTTTTGATGAAACTACTCTTAACAAAGCATCAACAGACTTTGGTAATCGGTACCAATATCATCCTGTTGCAGTTCTTCATCCGAATTCTGTTTCAGATATTGCAACGACAATAAAGCATATATGGAACATGGGACCTAGCTCTCATCTCACAGTTGCAGCAAGAGGACATGGACATTCACTTCAAGGACAATCGCAAACTCATGGAGGAGTTGTGATCAAAATGGAATCACTAAAACAACATGAAATGCAGGTACATGTTGGGAACTTTCCTCCATACGTGGATGTCTCAGGTGGTGAGTTGTGGATAAATATATTGCATGAGACTCTAAGATATGGGTTGGCACCAAGATCATGGACAGATTATTTGCATCTAACTGTTGGTGGAACTCTCTCCAATGCTGGTGTTAGTGGACAAGCGTTTAAGCATGGTCCTCAGATTAGTAATGTTCAGCAGCTTCAGATTGTTATAG GAACAGGGGAGGTGGTAGACTGTTCTGAGGTGAAAAATGAAGAACTCTTTCACAGTGTTCTTGGAGGGCTAGGTCAATTTGGCATTATAACGCAGGCGAGAATTCTGCTTGAGGAAGCACCTTCCATG GTAAAATGGATTAGAGTGCTATACTCAGATTTTGAAGCATTCACTAGAGACCAAGAGAGATTAATATCTCAAGATAATGCATTTGATTACATTGAAGGATTTGTTATCATAAACAGAACCGGTCTGCTAAATAACTGGAGATCATCTTTCAACCCACAGGATCCAGTTCAAGCCAGTCATTTCAACTCAGATGGAAAAACTCTCTTCTGCCTAGAATTAGCTAAATACATCAACTTTCAACATATAGATATAGTAAATCAG GAAGTTGAGAGACATTTATCAGATTTAAACTATATCCAATCAACTCTTTTTGTAACAGAAGTGACATATGTAGAATTCTTAGACAGAGTACATGTATCTGAGATGAAATTGCGTTCAAAAGGGTTGTGGGATGTTCCACATCCATGGCTCAATCTCTTTATACCAAAAAGCAAAATACACAGTTTTGCACAAGTTGTCTTTGGGAATATCCTAACACAAACAAGCAACGGCCCTGTCCTTATCTATCCG GTGGGGCAATAG
- the LOC127105500 gene encoding cytokinin dehydrogenase 6 isoform X1, protein MSFFVQQHSIVFLKGFITLFLSCIIATRFNFCLSNSNIPFSFKTLPLEGHLSFDETTLNKASTDFGNRYQYHPVAVLHPNSVSDIATTIKHIWNMGPSSHLTVAARGHGHSLQGQSQTHGGVVIKMESLKQHEMQVHVGNFPPYVDVSGGELWINILHETLRYGLAPRSWTDYLHLTVGGTLSNAGVSGQAFKHGPQISNVQQLQIVIGTGEVVDCSEVKNEELFHSVLGGLGQFGIITQARILLEEAPSMVKWIRVLYSDFEAFTRDQERLISQDNAFDYIEGFVIINRTGLLNNWRSSFNPQDPVQASHFNSDGKTLFCLELAKYINFQHIDIVNQEVERHLSDLNYIQSTLFVTEVTYVEFLDRVHVSEMKLRSKGLWDVPHPWLNLFIPKSKIHSFAQVVFGNILTQTSNGPVLIYPVNKSKWGNRSSVVIPDEDIFYLVAFLTSAVPCSNGSDGLEHILSQNKRILEYCERENLGVKQYLPHYNTQEEWRDHFGTQWEAFRQRKLVYDPFAILAPGQRIFQKTITTSSL, encoded by the exons atgAGTTTCTTTGTACAACAACATAGCATTGTATTCCTTAAAGGCTTCATCACCTTGTTCCTTAGTTGTATTATTGCCACAAGGTTTAACTTTTGCCTTTCCAATTCCAACATCCCTTTTTCATTTAAAACACTTCCACTTGAAGGACATTTGAGTTTTGATGAAACTACTCTTAACAAAGCATCAACAGACTTTGGTAATCGGTACCAATATCATCCTGTTGCAGTTCTTCATCCGAATTCTGTTTCAGATATTGCAACGACAATAAAGCATATATGGAACATGGGACCTAGCTCTCATCTCACAGTTGCAGCAAGAGGACATGGACATTCACTTCAAGGACAATCGCAAACTCATGGAGGAGTTGTGATCAAAATGGAATCACTAAAACAACATGAAATGCAGGTACATGTTGGGAACTTTCCTCCATACGTGGATGTCTCAGGTGGTGAGTTGTGGATAAATATATTGCATGAGACTCTAAGATATGGGTTGGCACCAAGATCATGGACAGATTATTTGCATCTAACTGTTGGTGGAACTCTCTCCAATGCTGGTGTTAGTGGACAAGCGTTTAAGCATGGTCCTCAGATTAGTAATGTTCAGCAGCTTCAGATTGTTATAG GAACAGGGGAGGTGGTAGACTGTTCTGAGGTGAAAAATGAAGAACTCTTTCACAGTGTTCTTGGAGGGCTAGGTCAATTTGGCATTATAACGCAGGCGAGAATTCTGCTTGAGGAAGCACCTTCCATG GTAAAATGGATTAGAGTGCTATACTCAGATTTTGAAGCATTCACTAGAGACCAAGAGAGATTAATATCTCAAGATAATGCATTTGATTACATTGAAGGATTTGTTATCATAAACAGAACCGGTCTGCTAAATAACTGGAGATCATCTTTCAACCCACAGGATCCAGTTCAAGCCAGTCATTTCAACTCAGATGGAAAAACTCTCTTCTGCCTAGAATTAGCTAAATACATCAACTTTCAACATATAGATATAGTAAATCAG GAAGTTGAGAGACATTTATCAGATTTAAACTATATCCAATCAACTCTTTTTGTAACAGAAGTGACATATGTAGAATTCTTAGACAGAGTACATGTATCTGAGATGAAATTGCGTTCAAAAGGGTTGTGGGATGTTCCACATCCATGGCTCAATCTCTTTATACCAAAAAGCAAAATACACAGTTTTGCACAAGTTGTCTTTGGGAATATCCTAACACAAACAAGCAACGGCCCTGTCCTTATCTATCCGGTAAACAAATCAAA GTGGGGCAATAGAAGTTCAGTTGTTATTCCAGATGAAGATATTTTCTACTTAGTAGCATTTCTTACATCTGCAGTACCTTGTTCGAATGGAAGTGATGGATTAGAACACATACTAAGTCAGAATAAAAGAATTTTAGAGTACTGTGAAAGAGAAAATCTTGGAGTAAAGCAGTATTTGCCACACTACAATACACAAGAGGAGTGGAGGGACCATTTTGGTACTCAATGGGAGGCTTTTAGGCAAAGAAAATTAGTTTATGACCCTTTTGCAATACTTGCTCCTGGCCAAAGAATTTTTCAAAAAACAATAACTACATCCTCACTTTAG
- the LOC127105500 gene encoding cytokinin dehydrogenase 6 isoform X2: MSFFVQQHSIVFLKGFITLFLSCIIATRFNFCLSNSNIPFSFKTLPLEGHLSFDETTLNKASTDFGNRYQYHPVAVLHPNSVSDIATTIKHIWNMGPSSHLTVAARGHGHSLQGQSQTHGGVVIKMESLKQHEMQVHVGNFPPYVDVSGGELWINILHETLRYGLAPRSWTDYLHLTVGGTLSNAGVSGQAFKHGPQISNVQQLQIVIGEVVDCSEVKNEELFHSVLGGLGQFGIITQARILLEEAPSMVKWIRVLYSDFEAFTRDQERLISQDNAFDYIEGFVIINRTGLLNNWRSSFNPQDPVQASHFNSDGKTLFCLELAKYINFQHIDIVNQEVERHLSDLNYIQSTLFVTEVTYVEFLDRVHVSEMKLRSKGLWDVPHPWLNLFIPKSKIHSFAQVVFGNILTQTSNGPVLIYPVNKSKWGNRSSVVIPDEDIFYLVAFLTSAVPCSNGSDGLEHILSQNKRILEYCERENLGVKQYLPHYNTQEEWRDHFGTQWEAFRQRKLVYDPFAILAPGQRIFQKTITTSSL; encoded by the exons atgAGTTTCTTTGTACAACAACATAGCATTGTATTCCTTAAAGGCTTCATCACCTTGTTCCTTAGTTGTATTATTGCCACAAGGTTTAACTTTTGCCTTTCCAATTCCAACATCCCTTTTTCATTTAAAACACTTCCACTTGAAGGACATTTGAGTTTTGATGAAACTACTCTTAACAAAGCATCAACAGACTTTGGTAATCGGTACCAATATCATCCTGTTGCAGTTCTTCATCCGAATTCTGTTTCAGATATTGCAACGACAATAAAGCATATATGGAACATGGGACCTAGCTCTCATCTCACAGTTGCAGCAAGAGGACATGGACATTCACTTCAAGGACAATCGCAAACTCATGGAGGAGTTGTGATCAAAATGGAATCACTAAAACAACATGAAATGCAGGTACATGTTGGGAACTTTCCTCCATACGTGGATGTCTCAGGTGGTGAGTTGTGGATAAATATATTGCATGAGACTCTAAGATATGGGTTGGCACCAAGATCATGGACAGATTATTTGCATCTAACTGTTGGTGGAACTCTCTCCAATGCTGGTGTTAGTGGACAAGCGTTTAAGCATGGTCCTCAGATTAGTAATGTTCAGCAGCTTCAGATTGTTATAG GGGAGGTGGTAGACTGTTCTGAGGTGAAAAATGAAGAACTCTTTCACAGTGTTCTTGGAGGGCTAGGTCAATTTGGCATTATAACGCAGGCGAGAATTCTGCTTGAGGAAGCACCTTCCATG GTAAAATGGATTAGAGTGCTATACTCAGATTTTGAAGCATTCACTAGAGACCAAGAGAGATTAATATCTCAAGATAATGCATTTGATTACATTGAAGGATTTGTTATCATAAACAGAACCGGTCTGCTAAATAACTGGAGATCATCTTTCAACCCACAGGATCCAGTTCAAGCCAGTCATTTCAACTCAGATGGAAAAACTCTCTTCTGCCTAGAATTAGCTAAATACATCAACTTTCAACATATAGATATAGTAAATCAG GAAGTTGAGAGACATTTATCAGATTTAAACTATATCCAATCAACTCTTTTTGTAACAGAAGTGACATATGTAGAATTCTTAGACAGAGTACATGTATCTGAGATGAAATTGCGTTCAAAAGGGTTGTGGGATGTTCCACATCCATGGCTCAATCTCTTTATACCAAAAAGCAAAATACACAGTTTTGCACAAGTTGTCTTTGGGAATATCCTAACACAAACAAGCAACGGCCCTGTCCTTATCTATCCGGTAAACAAATCAAA GTGGGGCAATAGAAGTTCAGTTGTTATTCCAGATGAAGATATTTTCTACTTAGTAGCATTTCTTACATCTGCAGTACCTTGTTCGAATGGAAGTGATGGATTAGAACACATACTAAGTCAGAATAAAAGAATTTTAGAGTACTGTGAAAGAGAAAATCTTGGAGTAAAGCAGTATTTGCCACACTACAATACACAAGAGGAGTGGAGGGACCATTTTGGTACTCAATGGGAGGCTTTTAGGCAAAGAAAATTAGTTTATGACCCTTTTGCAATACTTGCTCCTGGCCAAAGAATTTTTCAAAAAACAATAACTACATCCTCACTTTAG